From Sparus aurata chromosome 9, fSpaAur1.1, whole genome shotgun sequence, a single genomic window includes:
- the LOC115588504 gene encoding trace amine-associated receptor 4-like has protein sequence METLEETELCFPQLHNSSCRRPIRPHFETMLIYILLSFISLLTSALNLLVIISISHFKNLHTPTNLLILSLAVTDFYVCLFMFFPIMLIDGCWFLGDLMCTLYQYLAYVISSASVGTMVLVSVDRYVAVCHPLHYSSEITQKRVQVCICLCWICSVIFQCLILKDIMKQPGRYHSCIGACVVFINYIAGLADLTFSFIVPITVIVVLYMRIFVVAVSQARAMRSHIAAVTQSGKVTAKKSEMKAARTLGVVVVVFLICLCPYYCVALTGQDNLLNTSSAAFVIYLYYLNSCLNPVIYALCYPWFRKSTKLIVTFKIMKHDSNELNIV, from the exons ATGGAGACCTTGGAGGAAACTGAACTCTGCTTTCCACAACTCCACAACAGCTCCTGCAGGAGGCCAATACGTCCTCACTTTGAAACCATGCTGATTTACATTCTGCTGTCATTCATCTCGCTGCTCACTTCAGCTCTTAACCTGCTGGTCATCATCTCGATCTCCCACTTCAA gAACCTCCACACCCCCACcaacctcctcatcctctctctggcTGTTACAGATTTCTACGTTTGCCTCTTCATGTTCTTTCCAATTATGCTCATAGATGGCTGCTGGTTCCTTGGTGACCTCATGTGTACGCTGTATCAGTATCTAGCATATGTTATTTCCTCAGCGTCAGTAGGAACCATGGTGCTCGTATCTGTTGACCGCTATGTTGCTGTTTGTCATCCTTTGCATTACTCCagtgaaatcacacaaaaaagagtTCAGGTGTGTATTTGTCTGTGTTGGATATGCTCTGTAATTTTTCAGTGTCTGATCCTGAAGGACATAATGAAACAACCAGGCAGGTATCACTCCTGCATTGGGGCGTGTGTAGTTTTCATTAACTACATTGCTGGACTTGCAGATCTCACTTTTTCCTTCATTGTTCCCattactgttattgttgttttgtatatgaGAATATTTGTAGTGGCTGTGTCTCAGGCTCGTGCCATGCGGTCTCATATTGCAGCTGTCACACAATCAGGGAAAGTAACTGCaaagaaatctgaaatgaaagcagcCAGGACTCTTGGTGTTGTCGTAGTTGTGTTTCTAATATGTCTCTGTCCATATTATTGTGTTGCTCTAACAGGCCAGGATAACTTGCTCAATACTTCATCTGCTGCCTTTGTAATATATCTGTATTATTTAAACTCCTGCTTAAACCCTGTAATATATGCCCTTTGTTATCCCTGGTTTAGAAAATCAACTAAGCTCATAGTTACGTTTAAGATAATGAAGCATGACTCCAATGAGTTGAACATTGTGTAG